In Syntrophotaleaceae bacterium, a genomic segment contains:
- a CDS encoding RNA methyltransferase: MQSVALALVHHPVVDRRGDLVTTAVTNLDIHDLARTARTYGVKRFYLVTPLEEQQRLVERIIGHWREGHGAGYNPDRAEAFSLAVTVATLEDALKDWEALTGRPVMPILTSAARSDGISWRDCRQIAAARDILLVFGTGWGLAPELFERGWTVLEPVAGTGEYNHLPVRAAAAIILDRLLGRPER, from the coding sequence ATGCAGTCCGTTGCCCTGGCGCTGGTGCACCATCCTGTCGTCGACCGGCGGGGAGATCTGGTCACCACGGCGGTGACCAATCTGGACATTCATGATCTGGCCCGCACCGCCAGGACCTACGGGGTCAAACGCTTTTACCTAGTTACGCCGCTCGAGGAACAGCAGCGGCTGGTGGAGCGCATCATCGGTCATTGGCGGGAAGGTCACGGTGCCGGCTACAATCCGGATCGGGCCGAGGCTTTCAGTCTGGCGGTTACCGTAGCCACACTGGAAGATGCTTTGAAGGACTGGGAGGCTTTGACCGGCCGGCCGGTCATGCCGATTCTGACCAGCGCCGCCCGGAGCGACGGTATTTCCTGGCGCGACTGCCGGCAAATCGCCGCCGCAAGGGATATCCTGCTGGTGTTCGGCACCGGCTGGGGTTTGGCCCCGGAACTCTTCGAGCGCGGCTGGACCGTTCTGGAGCCCGTGGCCGGGACAGGCGAATACAATCATTTACCGGTTCGCGCCGCGGCTGCCATCATTCTCGATCGGCTGTTGGGCCGGCCGGAGCGATAA
- the rplS gene encoding 50S ribosomal protein L19, which yields MNVIDRLEMEQIKKNIPMFKAGDTLKVHVKIVEGDKQRIQVFQGVCIKRMNNGLGSTFTVRKISGGVGVERVFPLHSPSIDKIEVLQVGQVRRAKLYYLRKLQGKAARIREKRNI from the coding sequence ATGAACGTCATTGACCGTCTGGAAATGGAACAGATCAAAAAGAACATCCCCATGTTCAAGGCCGGGGATACCCTGAAGGTGCACGTCAAAATCGTCGAAGGGGACAAACAGCGTATCCAGGTCTTTCAGGGTGTCTGCATCAAGCGGATGAACAATGGCCTTGGCTCCACCTTCACGGTGCGCAAGATTTCCGGCGGCGTCGGCGTCGAGCGTGTTTTCCCCCTGCACTCGCCCTCTATCGACAAGATCGAGGTGCTGCAGGTCGGCCAGGTCCGCCGGGCCAAGCTCTACTACCTGCGGAAACTGCAGGGCAAGGCGGCCCGGATTCGCGAAAAGCGCAACATCTGA
- a CDS encoding ribonuclease HII: MTLDLFPEQEQHPLFFETRLKGQGYRYIAGVDEAGRGPLAGPVVAAAVILPEGFDLPGLDDSKKLSEKVREELYPEIRRQAYAFGIGVASPAEIDRINILQATLLAMGRAIDRMRTRPDYLLIDGITPIPLPLPQKTLKKGDHLSLSIAAASILAKVVRDRLMTFFDRRYPGYGFAGHKGYCCKQHFQAIAELGPCPIHRTTFSGVREYLPPLI, from the coding sequence GTGACCCTGGACCTTTTCCCCGAGCAGGAACAGCACCCCCTGTTTTTTGAAACCCGCCTGAAAGGTCAGGGCTACCGATACATCGCCGGTGTTGATGAGGCGGGTCGTGGTCCCCTGGCCGGTCCGGTCGTGGCTGCGGCCGTCATCCTGCCGGAAGGATTCGATCTTCCAGGTCTGGACGATTCGAAAAAACTTTCAGAAAAGGTTCGGGAAGAGCTCTACCCGGAAATTCGGCGCCAGGCGTACGCCTTCGGCATCGGCGTGGCTTCGCCCGCCGAGATCGACCGGATCAATATTCTGCAGGCCACGCTTCTGGCCATGGGCCGCGCCATTGATCGGATGCGGACGCGCCCCGACTACCTGCTGATCGACGGAATTACTCCGATCCCCCTGCCTCTGCCTCAGAAAACCCTAAAAAAAGGAGATCATCTCTCCCTGTCCATCGCCGCCGCTTCCATCCTGGCCAAAGTGGTTCGCGACCGGTTGATGACGTTTTTCGATCGTCGTTACCCCGGGTACGGTTTCGCCGGACATAAAGGCTACTGCTGTAAACAGCACTTCCAGGCCATTGCCGAGCTGGGTCCCTGCCCCATCCATCGCACCACCTTCAGCGGGGTGAGGGAGTACCTCCCGCCCCTAATTTAA
- a CDS encoding SDR family oxidoreductase: MTGTILISGANRGIGLALARRYAAEGWRVLACCRNPEEAEKLQKMSAESSGGLTVHALDVANEQGIRSLAEELKGETIDILFNNAGINGGDRQSFGGVDTEAWLQTFRVNTIAPLKMAEAFVEHVARSRRGVIAIMGSVMGSMEENTSGGQYIYRSSKSAVHMVGRSLALDLRSRGIITVLLHPGWVATDMGGASAPVSPDESAAGLQRVLEKLGPEDNGRFFDFAGKVRPW; this comes from the coding sequence ATGACCGGAACGATACTGATCAGCGGCGCCAACCGGGGCATCGGCCTGGCATTGGCGCGGCGGTATGCCGCGGAGGGGTGGCGGGTGCTGGCCTGTTGCCGAAACCCGGAGGAAGCGGAAAAATTGCAAAAGATGAGCGCCGAATCTTCCGGGGGTTTGACGGTTCACGCCCTGGATGTCGCAAACGAGCAGGGGATTCGGAGCCTTGCAGAGGAACTGAAGGGTGAAACCATCGACATCCTTTTCAACAACGCCGGCATAAATGGTGGTGACCGTCAATCCTTCGGGGGTGTGGACACCGAAGCCTGGCTGCAAACCTTCAGGGTCAATACCATCGCGCCCCTGAAAATGGCTGAAGCCTTCGTCGAACACGTCGCCCGGAGCAGACGCGGGGTCATCGCGATCATGGGCAGCGTCATGGGCAGCATGGAGGAAAACACCTCGGGAGGTCAGTACATCTATCGCAGTTCGAAATCGGCCGTGCACATGGTCGGCCGCAGCCTGGCCCTGGATCTCCGTTCACGGGGGATCATCACGGTGCTGCTCCACCCCGGCTGGGTGGCTACCGACATGGGCGGAGCATCGGCCCCGGTCTCTCCCGACGAAAGCGCCGCCGGCCTGCAGCGGGTTCTCGAAAAACTGGGTCCGGAGGACAACGGCAGATTTTTTGATTTCGCCGGGAAGGTGCGACCCTGGTGA
- a CDS encoding YraN family protein — MTEERQTLGKWGEEQAVRFLRSQGLKIVDRNLRTPVGEIDIIARHRKTLVFIEVKTRRGSAFGAPQEAVGAFKQRQILRAASWYLNERRLRDLQPRFDVIAIRCIGDEARIEHIADAFGADG, encoded by the coding sequence TTGACCGAAGAGCGACAGACCCTGGGGAAGTGGGGAGAGGAGCAGGCGGTCCGGTTTCTGCGCAGCCAGGGACTGAAAATTGTCGATCGCAACCTGCGGACCCCTGTCGGCGAGATCGACATCATTGCCCGTCACCGGAAGACTCTGGTTTTCATCGAGGTGAAAACCCGTCGAGGCAGCGCTTTCGGCGCCCCGCAGGAAGCGGTGGGAGCCTTCAAACAGCGTCAGATTCTGCGGGCCGCCAGCTGGTATCTCAACGAGCGCCGCCTGCGGGATCTGCAGCCGCGATTCGACGTGATCGCCATCCGCTGCATCGGGGACGAGGCGAGGATCGAACATATAGCGGATGCCTTCGGGGCGGATGGTTGA
- a CDS encoding NAD(+) synthase: MQSRLSSHGFVRIGVVTPEHRVADIDFNCDRIRQVVEENDNCRFFLFPELCVTAYTCGDLFFQSLLISRARRALLDLAEFSGMRQVTLVVGAPVAQGGRLFNCAVFISCGSILGIVPKIFLPNTNEFYEERWFSSGLDRTADHVEWDGTKIPFGEDLLFRAEELPDCIFGIEICEDLWVADPPSGRMAGRGATVLLNPSASPEILGKMEYRRELVRNQSGRCLAAYLYASAGPGESSTDLVYSGHSLIAENGALMAETRRFEFGTQFIYADIDIERLINERHKNNSFGASGGEKAYRLIDFPLPEVTSATLRRFVPTTPFVPPAEEERAHRCHEIFSIQTTGLAKRLRHVGTRRAVLGISGGLDSTLALLVTVKAFDKLGYDRSGIEAITMPGFGTTSRTRSNAERLAEHLGVSLRVISIDAAVRQHFADIGHDEQVHDVTYENAQARERTQILMNVANQVGGLLIGTGDLSELALGWCTYNADHMSMYGVNSGVPKTLVRYLVAWCAEAEFTGEAAEILFDVCDTPVSPELLPPHENGEIKQRTEDKVGPYLLHDFFLFHCVRLQFGPRKIFFLARHAFAGSFADDILIKWLKIFYRRFFMQQFKRSCLPDGPKVGSVVLTPRGDWRMPSDAGVALWLKELDELEAENLEGRS, translated from the coding sequence ATGCAGAGCAGGTTGTCATCTCACGGGTTTGTCCGGATCGGCGTGGTCACCCCCGAGCATAGGGTTGCTGATATCGATTTCAACTGCGACCGGATCCGGCAGGTGGTGGAAGAGAACGACAACTGCCGTTTTTTCCTGTTCCCCGAACTGTGCGTCACCGCCTATACCTGCGGCGATCTGTTTTTTCAGTCGCTGCTGATTTCCCGGGCGCGCAGGGCATTGCTCGACCTGGCCGAATTCAGCGGCATGCGGCAGGTGACGCTGGTGGTCGGAGCCCCCGTCGCCCAGGGAGGAAGACTGTTCAATTGCGCGGTCTTCATCTCCTGCGGAAGTATTCTCGGCATCGTCCCGAAGATTTTTCTCCCCAATACCAACGAGTTTTACGAAGAGCGATGGTTCTCCTCGGGTCTGGACCGCACCGCCGACCATGTCGAATGGGATGGAACAAAAATCCCCTTCGGCGAGGATCTGCTGTTTCGCGCCGAGGAGCTTCCGGACTGCATCTTCGGCATCGAAATCTGCGAGGATCTCTGGGTGGCCGACCCGCCCAGCGGCCGCATGGCCGGACGGGGCGCCACCGTTCTGCTCAACCCTTCCGCCAGCCCCGAAATTCTGGGCAAGATGGAATATCGCCGGGAACTGGTGCGGAATCAGTCGGGCCGCTGCCTGGCGGCCTACCTCTACGCTTCCGCCGGTCCAGGCGAATCCAGCACCGACCTGGTCTATTCGGGCCATTCACTGATTGCCGAAAATGGTGCTCTTATGGCCGAAACCAGACGTTTCGAGTTCGGCACTCAGTTTATCTATGCCGATATCGACATCGAGCGGCTGATCAACGAGCGGCACAAAAACAACAGTTTCGGTGCTTCGGGAGGTGAAAAGGCCTACCGGCTGATCGATTTTCCCCTGCCCGAAGTCACCAGCGCCACCCTGCGCCGTTTCGTCCCCACCACCCCCTTCGTGCCTCCTGCCGAGGAGGAGCGGGCCCATCGCTGCCACGAAATCTTTTCCATCCAGACCACCGGCCTGGCCAAGCGCCTGCGCCATGTCGGAACCCGTCGCGCGGTCCTCGGCATCTCCGGGGGACTCGATTCAACCCTGGCCCTGCTGGTGACGGTCAAAGCCTTCGACAAACTCGGCTATGACCGCTCGGGTATCGAAGCCATCACCATGCCCGGTTTCGGCACCACCTCCCGCACCCGTTCCAACGCCGAGCGCCTGGCCGAGCATCTCGGTGTGAGCCTGCGGGTGATTTCCATCGATGCCGCGGTGCGTCAACACTTTGCCGATATCGGCCACGACGAGCAGGTTCACGATGTTACCTATGAAAATGCTCAGGCCCGGGAGCGGACCCAGATTTTGATGAACGTCGCCAACCAGGTCGGCGGGCTGCTGATCGGCACCGGCGACCTGTCCGAACTGGCTCTCGGCTGGTGCACCTACAATGCCGACCACATGTCCATGTACGGTGTCAATTCCGGTGTACCCAAGACCCTGGTCCGCTACCTGGTGGCCTGGTGTGCCGAAGCCGAATTCACCGGGGAGGCGGCCGAAATCCTGTTCGATGTCTGCGACACGCCGGTCTCCCCCGAACTGCTGCCGCCCCATGAAAACGGCGAGATCAAGCAGCGCACCGAGGACAAGGTGGGGCCCTACCTGCTGCACGATTTTTTCCTTTTCCACTGTGTGCGGCTGCAGTTCGGTCCGCGCAAGATCTTTTTCCTGGCCCGTCATGCCTTCGCCGGCAGCTTTGCTGACGACATCCTCATCAAATGGCTCAAAATCTTTTACCGCCGCTTCTTCATGCAGCAGTTCAAGAGATCCTGTCTGCCCGACGGCCCCAAGGTCGGCAGTGTGGTGCTTACCCCCAGGGGCGACTGGCGCATGCCGAGCGATGCGGGCGTGGCGCTGTGGCTGAAGGAACTGGACGAACTGGAGGCGGAGAACCTTGAAGGACGGTCGTGA
- the rsmI gene encoding 16S rRNA (cytidine(1402)-2'-O)-methyltransferase, with amino-acid sequence MKDGREGAGRPGTLYLVATPIGNLEDLTFRALRILREVDLVAAEDTRHSRKLFSHYGIKTPLTSYFQHNEAAKGETLVRTLLDGRSVALISDAGTPAISDPGFDLVRRCLEEGIPVSAVPGPSALIAALSMAGLPTERFAFEGFLPAKAGARRKALASLISESRTTVFYEAPHRLAATLRDLAEELGQDRPVAVVRELTKVHEELFRGTAAEACEHFRDKVKGEIVLLIGPAAEKPPEETVLEALRRLRQETVLPMREIVKQVAREHGLSGSEVYKESLALRDEEE; translated from the coding sequence TTGAAGGACGGTCGTGAAGGTGCCGGGCGACCCGGCACTCTGTATCTCGTCGCCACTCCCATCGGCAATCTCGAAGACCTGACCTTTCGCGCCCTGCGTATTCTGCGGGAAGTGGACCTGGTTGCCGCAGAGGATACCCGGCACAGCCGCAAGCTGTTTTCCCATTACGGCATCAAGACGCCGCTGACCAGCTATTTTCAGCATAATGAAGCCGCCAAAGGGGAAACCCTGGTTCGAACCCTGCTCGACGGCCGTTCCGTGGCCCTGATCTCCGATGCCGGTACCCCGGCCATTTCCGATCCAGGGTTCGATCTGGTGCGGCGCTGTCTGGAAGAAGGGATCCCCGTCTCAGCCGTCCCCGGTCCATCGGCTCTGATCGCCGCCCTCTCCATGGCCGGCCTGCCGACGGAGCGTTTCGCTTTCGAGGGTTTTCTACCGGCCAAGGCGGGCGCCCGACGCAAGGCGCTGGCGTCATTGATTTCAGAAAGCCGGACCACGGTTTTTTACGAAGCGCCTCACCGGCTGGCAGCAACCCTTCGCGATCTCGCAGAAGAACTCGGCCAAGACCGACCGGTCGCCGTAGTACGGGAGTTGACCAAGGTTCACGAAGAACTGTTTCGCGGAACGGCGGCCGAAGCCTGCGAACATTTTCGGGACAAGGTCAAAGGCGAGATCGTTCTGCTGATCGGGCCGGCTGCTGAAAAGCCGCCGGAAGAGACCGTCCTCGAAGCGTTGCGCCGTTTACGGCAAGAGACCGTTCTGCCGATGCGGGAGATCGTCAAGCAGGTAGCCAGAGAACATGGTCTGTCCGGCAGCGAGGTCTACAAAGAGAGTTTGGCCCTGCGGGATGAGGAGGAGTGA
- a CDS encoding 3'-5' exoribonuclease: MRFFLDTEFTCLVRPQLISIGMVSEDGQEFYRELKDTWTLAGCSLFVLGWVLPWLSKGKAGNVLYGRLQSTLDLIRHETASGCRQLSEQKEAMLNQHLEADSALMDHLRFLSGQDISGLYVREDPYLAKPLKGLRPESILTGEQAQSRNQVASDLTAWLDGFAGDITICVDSFYDKDMFHTLIDRRLRFKRVPDLADHSGGLQLHHALDDARALRIGCLAELM, translated from the coding sequence TTGAGATTTTTTCTGGATACAGAGTTCACCTGTCTCGTACGTCCGCAATTAATCAGCATCGGCATGGTGTCTGAAGATGGCCAGGAGTTTTATCGTGAGTTGAAAGACACCTGGACCTTGGCAGGTTGCAGTCTATTCGTGCTGGGGTGGGTCCTGCCGTGGCTGTCAAAAGGGAAGGCTGGCAACGTGCTATATGGGAGGTTGCAGAGCACCCTTGATTTGATTCGACATGAGACGGCTTCCGGCTGTAGGCAGTTGTCGGAGCAGAAGGAAGCGATGCTCAATCAGCATCTTGAGGCCGATTCTGCGTTGATGGATCATCTCAGATTCTTGTCAGGTCAGGACATCTCCGGTCTCTATGTAAGAGAAGATCCCTATCTGGCCAAGCCGCTAAAAGGGCTACGGCCCGAGTCAATACTGACTGGGGAGCAGGCGCAGTCGCGAAATCAGGTTGCTTCTGACCTGACCGCTTGGCTGGATGGTTTTGCTGGGGATATCACTATCTGTGTGGATTCATTTTATGACAAGGATATGTTTCATACGCTGATTGATCGACGGTTAAGGTTTAAACGTGTTCCAGACTTAGCCGACCACAGTGGAGGTCTTCAATTGCACCATGCGCTTGATGATGCGCGGGCATTGCGAATTGGTTGCCTGGCTGAACTCATGTAA
- a CDS encoding MBL fold metallo-hydrolase: MKLTVHRGTREIGGTCIQIASGNRSILLDAGSPLDDSPSHIDLTNLDFSDVFISHPHQDHFGLIENLPPDKTVHIGETASQLIATTRLFLGKPFLNHTLSPLRNREWVELSPDFRIRPYLMDHSCVDAFGLLVEAEGRRIYYSGDFRAHGRRKKAFDWFLADPPRDIDLLLMEGTMMGRDNDAYPTEDAVEKGMLEALREFEGQACFLICSGQHIDRLCAAFSACLKANRVFVTDIYTAYILRTVADRFPSIPDIGTSRNIRVLTKGITAGAHYQKLAENRNFFGAFVRDIFRSDTMIPTAEIVAQPSRYFLKISYFADLLDKLEHCGVVYSMWSGYLKEPKYQSIKQHPKVEFREIHTSGHAVRGDLEGLVAALQPKRLVPIHTENGDSYRDLFREIVVVLQDGETLEV; the protein is encoded by the coding sequence ATGAAACTTACCGTTCACCGCGGAACCCGGGAAATCGGTGGCACCTGCATCCAGATCGCATCGGGAAACCGTTCCATTCTGCTCGATGCCGGCTCCCCGCTGGACGACAGCCCTAGCCATATCGATCTGACGAACCTCGATTTCAGCGACGTTTTTATCAGCCATCCCCACCAGGATCATTTCGGCTTGATCGAGAATCTTCCCCCTGACAAGACCGTGCATATCGGTGAGACAGCCAGCCAGCTCATTGCCACTACCCGTCTCTTTCTCGGCAAGCCGTTCCTGAACCACACCTTGAGCCCCTTGCGCAACCGTGAATGGGTCGAGTTGAGTCCGGACTTTCGGATCAGGCCCTACCTGATGGACCACTCCTGCGTCGATGCCTTTGGCCTTTTGGTCGAAGCCGAAGGAAGGCGAATCTATTATAGCGGCGATTTTCGAGCGCACGGCCGGCGGAAAAAAGCTTTCGACTGGTTTCTCGCCGACCCGCCACGCGACATCGATCTGCTCCTCATGGAAGGGACGATGATGGGGCGCGACAACGATGCCTACCCGACTGAAGACGCGGTCGAGAAGGGGATGCTGGAGGCTCTGCGCGAGTTCGAGGGCCAGGCCTGCTTTCTGATCTGCTCGGGGCAGCATATCGACCGCCTCTGTGCTGCCTTCTCGGCCTGTCTAAAAGCCAATCGCGTGTTCGTGACCGACATCTACACAGCCTACATCCTGCGCACTGTTGCTGACCGATTCCCTTCCATTCCGGACATTGGCACCTCCAGGAACATCAGAGTTCTGACCAAGGGAATTACCGCCGGGGCGCATTACCAGAAGCTCGCAGAAAACCGGAATTTTTTCGGCGCTTTTGTGCGGGACATTTTTCGATCGGACACCATGATCCCCACCGCCGAAATCGTTGCGCAGCCTTCCCGCTATTTCCTCAAAATCAGCTACTTTGCGGATCTTTTGGACAAGCTGGAGCATTGCGGAGTGGTCTACTCGATGTGGTCGGGGTATCTGAAGGAGCCCAAATATCAAAGCATCAAGCAGCATCCGAAAGTGGAATTCCGTGAAATCCATACCAGCGGGCACGCGGTGCGTGGTGACCTGGAAGGGTTGGTCGCGGCGTTACAGCCGAAGCGACTCGTGCCCATACATACGGAAAATGGAGATTCTTATCGAGACCTGTTTCGGGAGATCGTTGTCGTTCTTCAGGATGGGGAGACCCTGGAGGTCTGA
- a CDS encoding transposase, giving the protein MQAKRQYDPEFKREAVRLVVEEGLRVREVERNLGITHGVLKGWVQKHHDHQDAAFNGQLDPESPEAALKRLRKENEQLRRERDILKKAVAIFSTDPNRYSGS; this is encoded by the coding sequence ATGCAAGCGAAGCGACAGTACGATCCAGAGTTCAAGCGGGAAGCAGTCCGTCTGGTTGTTGAAGAGGGCCTTCGGGTTCGCGAGGTCGAGAGGAACCTTGGGATCACCCACGGCGTTCTAAAAGGCTGGGTGCAGAAGCACCATGACCACCAGGATGCCGCCTTTAACGGGCAACTTGATCCAGAATCACCGGAAGCGGCGCTGAAACGGCTGCGCAAAGAGAATGAGCAGCTTCGGCGCGAACGCGACATTTTAAAAAAAGCAGTGGCCATCTTCTCAACGGACCCAAATCGATATTCGGGTTCATAA
- a CDS encoding IS3 family transposase, with protein sequence MTEHRSEFGVEEMCRVLGVTRSWYYAHLKRGETQRPREDQVLLTSIKTAFEESDQTYGAGRIVQELRDQGTPVGKNRVWRLMRENALQVKTTRRFKVTTNSDHKRPVAPNLVQREFCADGPDRLWTGDITYIWTNEGWMYLAVVLEVFSRRIVGWSMNRRMTDDLVIAAFKNALVRRRPRPGFVFHTDRGSQYCSKRFRALVKGAGGLQSMSATGCCYDNAITESFFGTLKRELIHHVSFLTRQQAQSRIFRYIEGFYNRKRRHSAIGYLSPERFEQEHFKMAA encoded by the coding sequence ATAACCGAGCACCGCTCCGAATTCGGAGTGGAGGAGATGTGCCGAGTTCTTGGGGTGACTCGGAGTTGGTATTACGCGCATCTGAAGCGCGGGGAAACCCAGCGACCGCGTGAAGATCAGGTGTTGCTGACCAGCATCAAAACGGCCTTTGAAGAGAGTGACCAGACCTATGGTGCCGGTAGGATCGTTCAGGAACTGCGGGATCAAGGGACTCCCGTAGGCAAGAATCGTGTCTGGCGCCTGATGCGGGAAAACGCTCTGCAAGTGAAGACCACCCGGCGGTTCAAGGTCACGACCAATTCCGATCATAAGCGGCCGGTAGCACCGAATCTGGTGCAACGTGAGTTCTGTGCCGATGGTCCTGATCGGCTCTGGACCGGAGACATCACGTACATCTGGACAAACGAAGGGTGGATGTATCTGGCGGTGGTTCTGGAGGTCTTCTCTCGCCGGATTGTGGGCTGGAGTATGAACCGGCGCATGACGGATGATTTGGTGATTGCGGCCTTTAAAAATGCCCTGGTGAGACGGCGGCCCCGGCCGGGATTTGTCTTTCATACGGACCGCGGCTCGCAGTATTGCAGTAAGAGGTTCCGGGCGCTGGTCAAGGGCGCCGGAGGGTTGCAGAGTATGAGCGCCACGGGGTGTTGCTATGACAACGCAATCACGGAATCTTTTTTCGGAACTTTGAAAAGAGAGCTGATCCATCACGTTTCTTTCTTGACCCGGCAACAAGCACAAAGCCGAATATTTCGTTACATCGAAGGATTCTACAACCGCAAAAGGCGGCACTCCGCCATTGGGTATCTGTCTCCTGAGCGTTTTGAACAGGAGCATTTCAAAATGGCGGCTTAG
- a CDS encoding type II toxin-antitoxin system VapC family toxin: MQRFLLDTHVFLWWLNDSPELGARCKELISDQRNEVFVSAATTWEISIKKALGKLDAPEDMDSIVEDEGFSKLPISLYHGQLAGSLPAHHRDPFDRMLVAQAQAEGLILMTSDENIGLYNVRSRNPEE; encoded by the coding sequence ATGCAGCGCTTCCTGCTCGATACCCATGTTTTTCTCTGGTGGCTCAACGATTCGCCAGAACTAGGTGCACGGTGCAAGGAGCTTATTTCCGATCAGAGAAACGAGGTTTTTGTCAGCGCCGCGACAACATGGGAAATTTCGATTAAAAAAGCTCTTGGAAAACTGGATGCCCCGGAGGACATGGACTCCATTGTCGAAGATGAGGGTTTCAGCAAGCTTCCGATCAGTCTTTACCATGGGCAATTAGCTGGAAGTCTTCCCGCACACCATCGCGATCCGTTTGATCGAATGCTGGTAGCTCAGGCTCAGGCAGAAGGCCTTATTCTGATGACTTCTGATGAAAATATAGGCCTCTACAATGTTCGCAGTCGGAATCCAGAAGAGTGA
- a CDS encoding OsmC family protein — protein MENQTRLDRSLKSGLNIETFEKFSRFAKTNPEAVQFEFEATGASEGRVVHTTAKTGPYTLGGQRIDRAAREYVYHIGAHKEVEEALGFTAPTDRPEPTEIVLAALTGCLNAAVSASALKRGLCLHHQEVRVRISWNPYVFLHLQNPEANGKLQDQFGKMEVELIIEGENVTQEDISYLEESMKRSAVYNLICLPHACSQVVSTSSISKNRRH, from the coding sequence ATGGAAAACCAAACCCGGCTCGACCGTTCCTTGAAAAGTGGACTGAATATCGAAACCTTCGAGAAGTTTAGCCGTTTCGCAAAAACGAATCCTGAGGCTGTACAATTCGAATTTGAAGCGACCGGTGCTAGCGAGGGCCGCGTAGTGCATACCACGGCTAAAACAGGGCCCTACACGCTCGGTGGGCAACGGATAGACAGGGCGGCCCGTGAATACGTTTACCACATTGGTGCTCACAAGGAGGTAGAGGAGGCTCTGGGCTTCACGGCCCCAACAGACCGGCCTGAACCAACAGAAATTGTGCTCGCGGCATTGACAGGATGTTTGAATGCCGCAGTCTCTGCCAGCGCTCTGAAACGTGGGCTCTGCTTACATCATCAGGAAGTTCGTGTCCGCATCTCATGGAATCCGTATGTTTTTCTGCACCTGCAAAATCCCGAAGCCAACGGAAAACTCCAGGACCAGTTTGGAAAAATGGAAGTGGAACTGATTATCGAAGGCGAGAATGTCACCCAAGAAGACATTTCCTATTTGGAAGAATCGATGAAAAGATCAGCGGTCTACAACCTGATCTGCTTGCCACATGCGTGTTCGCAAGTAGTTTCTACCTCCTCGATTTCAAAAAACAGGAGACATTGA
- a CDS encoding acylphosphatase codes for MDRIRVAVRIEGMVQGVGFRYFTRRTAQSLELTGWVRNRSDGAVEAIIEGPRADVESALSALRQGPSGSRVDNLDIEHQDYRDEFDGFEVRF; via the coding sequence ATGGACAGGATTAGAGTGGCAGTGAGGATCGAGGGCATGGTCCAGGGGGTCGGATTTCGCTATTTCACCCGCCGCACCGCCCAGTCCCTGGAGCTCACCGGCTGGGTCAGAAACCGTTCCGACGGTGCCGTCGAGGCGATCATCGAAGGCCCCCGGGCGGATGTGGAATCAGCCCTCTCCGCCCTGCGCCAGGGTCCCTCCGGCAGCCGGGTCGACAACCTGGACATCGAACATCAGGACTACAGGGACGAGTTCGACGGGTTCGAAGTAAGGTTCTGA